A window of Bradyrhizobium sp. AZCC 1719 genomic DNA:
CGGTGAAACCGGGCGTCAGCGCAGCGACCGCCTCGGCATCAACGCCGGAGTCGAGCTGCACCTTCTTCATATGAACTTTGAGAATTTCGGTGCGGCCCTTCTTGTCGGGGCGATCGACCAGCACCTGGCGGTCGAAGCGACCGGCGCGCAGAAGTGCCGGATCGAGGATTTCCGGTCGGTTGGTGGCGGCGAGGATGACAAGGCCGGAGCGCGAGTCAAAACCGTCGAGTTCGACCAGAAGCTGATTGAGCGTTTGCTCCTTCTCGTCGTGACCGCCCGCAAACGGCCCGATGCCGCGGGCGCGGCCGAGCGCATCGAGTTCGTCGATGAAGATGATGGCAGGCGCTTTCTGATGTGCCTGCTGAAACAGGTCGCGCACCCGCGCCGCGCCGACGCCGACGAACATCTCGACGAATTCCGAACCTGAGATCGAGAAGAACGGCACCTTGGCCTCGCCGGCCACTGCCTTGGCCAGCAGCGTCTTGCCGGTGCCGGGCGGACCGACCAGCAGCACGCCCTTGGGCATACGTCCCCCGAGCCGTCCGTAGTCGGTCGGATTTTTCAGGAAGTCGACGACTTCGCGCAGTTCGTCCTTGGCTTCGTCGACACCGGCGACATCGGAAAAATTCACGCCGGTATTGGACTCGACATAGATCTTGGCCTTGCTCTTGCCGATCGCCATCAGCCCGCCGCCAAGACCGCCGCCTTCAGCAGCGCGTCTGGCGATGTACCACCACAGGCCGAAGAACAGGAGTACCGGCATGACCCAAGACAGCAGGTCACGCAGGAAAGTGCTCTCGATCTGGCCGGTGAATTTTACGTTGTATTTCTCGAGCTCTTGTGCGGTCTCCTGATCGACGCGCGTGGTGACGAACTGCTTTTGCCCGCCGGACAGCGGCTCCTTCAAGGTGCCCTGCACGGTGCGGTCGGAGATGCCGACGGTCGCGACCTTTCCCTGCTTCAGCAATTGCTGATATTCGCTGTAGGGAATGATGGCGATCTGGCTCGCCGTGGAAACGAAATATTGGATGATGAAGACAGCAAAGATCGCGGCGATCGCATATCCAATATTGAAACGCGTCTTGTTGTTCATCTCGCAACTCCGGACGCCTTGTCGCAGGAAGCCGCATCGGGACCTTTGCCTGATGGCCATGCCAGGCGCCCGATCAGGACCGGCGGCGCAATGACGGACTGCGGCTTTAGAACAATTAGAATGGCAGGATTTGGTTTCAAGCGCAGGCCGCACTGCTTGCGCGACAAACCGCCATGCATAAATCACGTCAACCGGTCGATCTTGCCGGATGATTAAGTCTCTGAAAGTTCAGAAACTTTAGTCCGGCCAGGACGTTTGGTTGGTGATGATGCCCGGCCTGCTTACCTTCCGCATCGCGCTTTTGCGCGATATCCAGTGAGTGATCGATGAATCGTCGCTTCGCGCTTTCATTAGCCGCCATCGCAGCCGTACTGGTGGCGTTAACCCTCTCCAATATCCGCTACAGCCCGTGGACCAATACCACCGCCCGAACCGTCGACCAGCGGGGCCCACTGTCCGACGCCGAGCGCGCAAACATCGAGCTTTTCGAGCGGGTCTCGCCGTCTGTCGTCCAGGTTGCAGCACGATCCTCCATGGCCAATCCCTTCGCCGAAGACGAAAGCCCGGCAACCTCGGGCCCGGCAGCCTCCGGCACCGGCTTTGTCTGGGACAGTAGCGGTCATGTGGTCACCAACAATCACGTCGTGCAAAATGGCCGTGAGGTAGCCGTTCGCTTCGCCTCAGGCGAGGTGGCCCAAGCTTCAATCGTCGGCGTTGCACCGAACTACGATCTGGCGGTGCTGCGGATCAGGAATCCGCGCCAACTGCCGCCGCCGGTGGCGCTTGGCAGTTCCAACGACCTCAAGGTAGGCCAAATTGCATTTGCGATCGGCAACCCGTTCGGACTAGATCAATCGCTGACGAGCGGAATCATCAGCGCGCTCAAGCGGCGGCTGCCGACCAGCAGCGGTCGCGAGATCGCCAATGTGATCCAGACCGATACCGCGATCAATCCCGGCAATTCCGGTGGCCCCCTTTTGGACTCGGCGGGACGGTTGATCGGCGTCAACACGGCCATCATCTCGCCCTCCGGCTCCAGCGCCGGCATCGGCTTCGCCATTCCGGCCGATATCGTCAATCGTATCGTGCCCGAACTCATCAAGAATGGTCGGGTGCCGACCCCGGGAATCGGGATCGTCGCCGCCGGCGAAGCCGTTGCGACGCGCATGGGCGTTGAAGGGGTGATCGTCGTGCGCACCGCGCCCGGAAGTCCGGCCGACCGGGCTGGCATCCGTGGCGTCGATTTCAACTCGGGCGCGCTCGGCGACGTGATCGTTCAAGCCGATGGTAAGCCGGTTCACCGGCTCTCCGACCTGACCGACCAGATCGAGCAGGTCGGTGCAGGCAAAAGCGTCCGCATCACATTGAAACGCGGTTCGGAAACGCGCGATGTCAACGTCGATATCGTGGATATCAGCCGCGGCTAATAGTCCCCCTGAAGGCAGAATCGTGCCCCGCTGCGGTGCTTGCGTCTGCAGCGCTGGCGCTTTTGTTGCAGCGGGCTGAATGAGTTGTCTCGCGGTGAAAAATCGCTAAAACCCCGCCCAATCCGAACAAGCTAAGGACAAACTGATGAACATTCTTCCCGGCAATATGCGTTTCGGTGCGGGCCAGCCGGTCAAGCGTTTGGAAGACCAGCGACTGCTCACCGGGAAGGGGCAGTTCATCGACGACAAGCCCGACGAGGGCGCGCTGTGGCTTTACGTGCTGCGCTCGCCCCATGCCCACGCCAAAATCGTCTCGATCGATACGACTGATGCCGCCGGGATGCCGGGCGTCC
This region includes:
- a CDS encoding S1C family serine protease is translated as MNRRFALSLAAIAAVLVALTLSNIRYSPWTNTTARTVDQRGPLSDAERANIELFERVSPSVVQVAARSSMANPFAEDESPATSGPAASGTGFVWDSSGHVVTNNHVVQNGREVAVRFASGEVAQASIVGVAPNYDLAVLRIRNPRQLPPPVALGSSNDLKVGQIAFAIGNPFGLDQSLTSGIISALKRRLPTSSGREIANVIQTDTAINPGNSGGPLLDSAGRLIGVNTAIISPSGSSAGIGFAIPADIVNRIVPELIKNGRVPTPGIGIVAAGEAVATRMGVEGVIVVRTAPGSPADRAGIRGVDFNSGALGDVIVQADGKPVHRLSDLTDQIEQVGAGKSVRITLKRGSETRDVNVDIVDISRG
- the ftsH gene encoding ATP-dependent zinc metalloprotease FtsH: MNNKTRFNIGYAIAAIFAVFIIQYFVSTASQIAIIPYSEYQQLLKQGKVATVGISDRTVQGTLKEPLSGGQKQFVTTRVDQETAQELEKYNVKFTGQIESTFLRDLLSWVMPVLLFFGLWWYIARRAAEGGGLGGGLMAIGKSKAKIYVESNTGVNFSDVAGVDEAKDELREVVDFLKNPTDYGRLGGRMPKGVLLVGPPGTGKTLLAKAVAGEAKVPFFSISGSEFVEMFVGVGAARVRDLFQQAHQKAPAIIFIDELDALGRARGIGPFAGGHDEKEQTLNQLLVELDGFDSRSGLVILAATNRPEILDPALLRAGRFDRQVLVDRPDKKGRTEILKVHMKKVQLDSGVDAEAVAALTPGFTGADLANLVNEAALLATRRGATAVAMTDFNNAVERMVAGLEKRNRLLNPKEREIVAYHEMGHALIALSLPGVDPVHKVSIIPRGVGALGYTIQRPIEDRFLMTKEELENKMAVLLGGRAAELIVFSHLSTGAADDLRRVTDIARSMVTRYGMSEKLGGVAYERDPGNFLAGADRPFPMRERDYADETAAAVDEEVRAIVDRVFDRAQGILKARRAILDRAAKKLLEKETLEQSDLEALMRETPKEALRAI